Sequence from the Acidobacteriota bacterium genome:
TCGATGAGGCGTACGACGCGGTCATCGTGCAGCCGATCTTCCGCGTGTCGGAACGCGGCCTGTGGAAGATCGTGGATGCCGGCCTGATCGATGGCGCGGTCAATACGGCCGGCGCATCGGTGAGCGGATGGAGCGAAGTGCTGCGGCGGCTGCAAACGGGTTCGATTCGAGCGTATGCGCTCTCGATTGTCGTGGGCGTGGTTGTGATTCTCGGATACTACGTATGGCGGTAGTGCCCATGCTCTCATTGCTCATCGCGCTGCCGCTGGTCGGCGCGGTGCTCCTGCTGCTCATCCGCAATCCTGACGGCGGGCGCGACCGGCTCGTCTACTGGGCCGCCCTGGGGATGTCGCTGGTCGAGTTTCTCGGGACGCTGTGGCTGTGGGCAGGATTCGATCCGAGCCGTGCGGACTTTCAGTTCGTCGAGCGCGTCGACTGGATCCCGTCGTTCGGCATCCAGTACGCCGTCGGCGTCGACGGCATCAGCCTGTTTCTCGTCGTCCTGACCGGGTTTCTGACGCCGCTGGCGTTGCTCTGCTCGTGGGAGTCGGTGCGCAGGAAGGTGAAGGAGTTCTGCTTCTTCATGCTCGTGCTCGAGAGCGCGATGATCGGCGTCTTCCTGTCGCTCGACATGTTCCTGTTCTACGTGTTCTGGGACGCCATGCTCATCCCGATGTACTTCCTGATCGGGGTGTGGGGCTACGACCGTCGCGTCTACGCCGCCGTCAAGTTCATCCTCTACACGATGGCGGGGAGCGTGCTGATGCTGGTCGCCATCCTGGGGCTGGCGTACACACACGCGGTCGCCACCGGCGGGACGTACAGCTTCAGCTACGAAGCACTCCTGCAGATCGCGGTGCCGCAGCATCTGCAGTTCTGGTTCTTCCTGGCCTTCGCGCTCGCCTTCGCGATCAAGGTGCCGCTGTTCCCGTTCCACACGTGGCTGCCGGACGCGCACGTCGAAGCACCCACCGCCGGGTCGGTCATTCTGGCCGGCGTGATGCTGAAGATGGGCACCTACGGGTTGCTGCGGTTTGCGTTCCCGCTGTTCCCGTACGCCGCGGTGTACTTCGCGCCGTATCTGGCGGCGCTGGCCGTCATCGGTATCGTGTATGGAGCGCTGGTGTCGATGGTCCAGCCCGACATGAAGAAACTGGTGGCGTACTCGAGCGTCAGCCACCTGGGCTTTGTCGTGCTCGGCCTGTGCGCGATGAACGTGCAGGGCGTCCAGGGCGCGGTCTACCAGATGTTGAACCACGGTGTGTCAACCGGCGGGCTCTTCCTGATCGTCGGCATGCTGTCGGATCGCCGCCATACGCGATTGATCTCGGAGTTCGGCGGCCTCAAGCACGTGACGCCAAGACTCGTGGCGGCCTTCTTCGTCATCACGCTCTCGTCGATCGGTCTGCCAGGCCTCAATGGGTTTGTGGGGGAGTTCCTGATCCTGATCGG
This genomic interval carries:
- a CDS encoding NADH-quinone oxidoreductase subunit M, which translates into the protein MAVVPMLSLLIALPLVGAVLLLLIRNPDGGRDRLVYWAALGMSLVEFLGTLWLWAGFDPSRADFQFVERVDWIPSFGIQYAVGVDGISLFLVVLTGFLTPLALLCSWESVRRKVKEFCFFMLVLESAMIGVFLSLDMFLFYVFWDAMLIPMYFLIGVWGYDRRVYAAVKFILYTMAGSVLMLVAILGLAYTHAVATGGTYSFSYEALLQIAVPQHLQFWFFLAFALAFAIKVPLFPFHTWLPDAHVEAPTAGSVILAGVMLKMGTYGLLRFAFPLFPYAAVYFAPYLAALAVIGIVYGALVSMVQPDMKKLVAYSSVSHLGFVVLGLCAMNVQGVQGAVYQMLNHGVSTGGLFLIVGMLSDRRHTRLISEFGGLKHVTPRLVAAFFVITLSSIGLPGLNGFVGEFLILIGAFRWDPRFAAVAATGVILSAVYMLWMFQRVNYGTVTNPKNEGLKDLSVRERWVIWPIVAMTIVMGVVPSMFLNPMRPAIERVVARMAEAQPARTVRLVPAVQVDPNGAAENGVRPHFTKNEKWGQIPISVAKTGPTPNAVR